The following coding sequences are from one Panthera leo isolate Ple1 chromosome E1, P.leo_Ple1_pat1.1, whole genome shotgun sequence window:
- the IGFBP4 gene encoding insulin-like growth factor-binding protein 4 — protein sequence MLPLCLVAALLLAAGPGPSLGDEAIHCPPCSEEKLARCRPPVGCEELVREPGCGCCATCALGKGMPCGVYTPRCGSGLRCYPPRGVEKPLHTLMHGQGVCMELAEIEAIQESLQPSDKDEGDHPNNSFSPCSAHDRRCLQKHLAKIRDRSTSGGKMKVIGVPREEARPVPQGSCQSELHRALERLAASQSRTHEDLYIIPIPNCDRNGNFHPKQCHPALDGQRGKCWCVDRKTGVKLPGGLEPKGELDCHQLADSFRE from the exons ATGCTGCCCCTCTGCCTCGTGGCCGCGCTGCTGCTGGCCGCCGGGCCCGGGCCGAGCCTTGGCGACGAAGCCATCCACTGCCCGCCCTGCTCCGAGGAGAAGCTGGCGCGCTGCCGCCCCCCCGTGGGCTGCGAGGAGCTGGTGCGGGAGCCGGGCTGCGGCTGTTGCGCCACTTGTGCCCTGGGCAAGGGGATGCCCTGCGGGGTGTATACCCCCCGCTGCGGCTCGGGCCTGCGCTGCTACCCGCCCCGGGGTGTGGAGAAGCCCCTGCACACGCTGATGCACGGGCAAGGCGTGTGCATGGAGCTGGCGGAGATCGAGGCCATCCAGGAAAGCCTGCAGCCCTCTG ACAAGGATGAGGGTGACCACCCGAACAACAGCTTCAGTCCCTGCAGTGCGCATGACCGCAGGTGCCTGCAGAAGCACTTAGCCAAAATTCGAGACCGCAGCACCAGCGGGGGCAAGATGAAGGTCATCGGGGTGCCCCGGGAGGAAGCTCGGCCCGTG ccccaagGCTCCTGCCAGAGTGAGCTGCACCGGGCCCTGGAGCGGCTGGCCGCCTCACAGAGCCGCACCCATGAAGACCTCTACATCATCCCCATCCCCAACTGCGACCGAAATGGCAACTTCCACCCCAAGCAG TGTCACCCGGCCTTAGATGGGCAGCGCGGCAAGTGCTGGTGTGTGGACCGGAAGACAGGAGTGAAACTTCCAGGGGGCCTGGAACCAAAAGGGGAGCTGGACTGCCACCAGTTGGCTGACAGCTTCCGCGAGTGA